In the Hyphomonadaceae bacterium BL14 genome, one interval contains:
- a CDS encoding cytochrome c1 — MKTTTRLLAAATLAVMIAAPVLAAGYYRTPEQHAWSFDGPFGEYDRQAVQRGFQVYQQVCSACHGLKHVAFRHLGQPGGPFEEVMIDGEPQRFDNPNDNPVVAAIAAEYFISDLDDIGDTIERAGRPADMFPYPFANEAQGRAANGGAYPPDLSIMVRARHYGADYVRSLLMGYDEEPPADLDIRPGSYYNPYMPGMIIAMPPQLMDGMIEYADGTEATVEQMATDVTYFLAWTADPHMEARKRMGLMVMIYLFGLAVLLYASYRKVWSKVKH, encoded by the coding sequence ATGAAAACCACCACCAGGCTCCTTGCCGCCGCCACCCTGGCCGTCATGATTGCCGCGCCTGTTCTGGCCGCGGGCTATTACCGCACGCCCGAGCAGCACGCATGGTCCTTCGACGGTCCGTTCGGCGAGTATGATCGGCAGGCCGTGCAGCGCGGCTTCCAGGTCTACCAGCAGGTCTGCTCGGCCTGTCACGGCCTGAAGCATGTTGCCTTCCGCCACCTCGGTCAGCCCGGCGGGCCGTTCGAGGAAGTGATGATCGACGGCGAGCCGCAGCGCTTCGACAATCCCAACGACAACCCGGTCGTGGCGGCGATTGCGGCGGAGTATTTCATCTCTGATCTCGATGATATCGGCGACACCATCGAACGTGCCGGCCGTCCGGCCGACATGTTTCCCTATCCGTTTGCCAACGAGGCTCAGGGCCGTGCGGCCAATGGCGGTGCCTATCCGCCCGATCTCTCGATCATGGTGCGCGCGCGCCACTATGGTGCCGACTATGTGCGCTCGCTGCTGATGGGTTATGACGAGGAGCCGCCTGCCGATCTCGATATCCGTCCGGGCAGCTACTACAATCCGTACATGCCCGGCATGATCATCGCCATGCCGCCCCAGCTGATGGATGGCATGATCGAGTATGCCGACGGCACCGAGGCGACGGTCGAGCAGATGGCTACCGACGTTACCTATTTCCTGGCCTGGACCGCGGACCCGCACATGGAAGCGCGCAAGCGCATGGGCCTGATGGTCATGATCTACCTGTTTGGCCTGGCTGTGCTGCTGTACGCCTCCTACCGCAAGGTGTGGAGCAAGGTGAAGCACTGA
- a CDS encoding cytochrome b/b6: MSGNSTYEPKTAFTRWLDTRLPIVRLASDSFIDFPTPRNLNYWYTFGGILTVCLMVQIITGIVLAMHYVPNIDYAFASVQRIDRDVNFGWLIRSIHAVGASMFFLAVYMHIFRGLYYGSYKAPREILWILGVVIYLLMMAAAFLGYVLPWGQMSFWGAMVITNLFGALPLVGEPVTQWLWGGFTVGNETLNRFFSLHYLIPFLIAGVVGLHVWALHVPGNNNPTGISVKTSADTLPFHPYYTVKDGFAIVVFLLIFAGFVFYAPDVLGHADNYIEANALVTPAMIVPEWYLLPFYAILRAVPDKLGGVILMFAAIGVLFVLPWLDTSKVRSMRYRPMARWFFGFFVVACLGLGWAGAELPDTKVPVLGAIGVDFLLLGRVLTLYYFAYFLVILPVLGFVEKPTARPASIEDAVLHGDKPAKAGSAGAAPVAQPAE, from the coding sequence ATGAGCGGCAACAGCACTTACGAACCGAAAACGGCCTTCACGCGCTGGCTCGATACGCGCCTTCCGATCGTGCGCCTGGCCTCGGACTCCTTCATCGATTTCCCCACCCCGCGGAACCTGAACTACTGGTACACGTTCGGCGGCATTCTCACCGTCTGCCTGATGGTGCAGATCATCACCGGCATCGTGCTGGCCATGCACTATGTGCCCAACATCGACTACGCCTTTGCCAGCGTTCAGCGCATTGACCGCGACGTGAATTTCGGCTGGCTGATCCGGTCGATCCACGCCGTGGGCGCGTCGATGTTCTTCCTGGCCGTGTACATGCACATTTTCCGCGGCCTGTATTACGGATCATACAAGGCACCGCGCGAGATCCTGTGGATTCTCGGCGTGGTGATCTACCTGCTGATGATGGCTGCGGCCTTCCTCGGCTATGTGCTGCCCTGGGGCCAGATGTCCTTCTGGGGCGCGATGGTGATCACCAATCTGTTCGGTGCATTGCCGCTGGTCGGCGAGCCGGTGACCCAGTGGCTGTGGGGCGGGTTTACCGTCGGCAACGAGACGCTGAACCGCTTCTTCTCGCTGCACTATCTCATCCCGTTCCTGATCGCGGGTGTCGTGGGCCTGCACGTCTGGGCACTGCACGTGCCGGGCAATAACAACCCCACCGGCATCAGCGTGAAGACCTCCGCCGATACCCTGCCGTTCCACCCGTACTACACGGTGAAGGACGGCTTCGCGATCGTGGTGTTCCTGCTGATCTTCGCCGGTTTCGTGTTCTACGCCCCCGACGTGCTGGGCCATGCCGACAACTATATCGAGGCCAACGCGCTGGTGACCCCGGCAATGATTGTGCCCGAATGGTATCTCCTGCCCTTCTACGCCATCCTGCGTGCCGTGCCGGACAAGCTGGGCGGGGTCATCCTGATGTTCGCGGCCATCGGCGTGCTGTTTGTGCTGCCCTGGCTCGACACCTCGAAGGTGCGCTCCATGCGCTACCGTCCGATGGCGCGCTGGTTCTTCGGCTTCTTCGTGGTCGCCTGCCTGGGTCTGGGCTGGGCCGGTGCCGAGCTGCCCGACACCAAGGTGCCGGTGCTGGGTGCGATCGGCGTCGACTTCCTGCTGCTGGGCCGGGTGCTGACCCTGTACTACTTCGCCTACTTCCTCGTGATCCTGCCGGTGCTGGGCTTTGTTGAAAAGCCGACCGCCCGGCCGGCCTCCATCGAGGATGCGGTGCTGCACGGCGACAAGCCGGCGAAAGCCGGGTCCGCCGGTGCAGCCCCGGTGGCGCAACCGGCTGAATAG
- the petA gene encoding ubiquinol-cytochrome c reductase iron-sulfur subunit gives MTDNNSNPDEGGETRRDFIHIAAAGMAAVGGAAVLWPFIDQMNPAADTLALGTTDVELAQLSPGDEITVMFRSRPHFVRLRTETEVAAARDVNVASLPDRMARNANLEDSAPATDENRSAMSAAIAEGESIDAGLRAALLVTSANCTHLGCVPTVGAGDYDAWFCPCHGSHYDSSGRIRRGPAPENLPVPPMTFISATTLRLG, from the coding sequence GTGACGGACAATAATTCCAATCCCGACGAGGGCGGCGAAACCCGCCGGGATTTCATCCATATCGCCGCAGCTGGCATGGCCGCTGTCGGTGGCGCTGCGGTGCTGTGGCCCTTCATCGACCAGATGAACCCGGCTGCGGACACGCTGGCGCTCGGCACCACGGACGTGGAACTCGCTCAGCTGAGCCCCGGTGACGAGATCACCGTGATGTTCCGCAGCCGGCCGCATTTCGTGCGGTTGCGCACGGAGACCGAAGTGGCCGCGGCGCGCGACGTGAATGTGGCGAGCCTGCCTGACCGCATGGCGCGCAACGCCAATCTGGAAGACAGCGCACCGGCGACCGACGAGAACCGGTCGGCCATGAGCGCTGCGATTGCCGAAGGCGAGTCCATCGACGCCGGCCTGCGCGCGGCCTTGCTGGTGACCAGTGCCAACTGCACGCACCTGGGCTGCGTGCCGACCGTGGGCGCAGGCGATTACGACGCCTGGTTCTGCCCGTGCCATGGCTCGCACTACGACTCGTCCGGCCGCATCCGCCGCGGCCCGGCCCCGGAAAACCTGCCCGTCCCGCCGATGACCTTCATCTCGGCCACCACCCTTCGGCTAGGCTAG
- the thpR gene encoding RNA 2',3'-cyclic phosphodiesterase yields MTLRVFAALPVDPAIAERIEPLMKGVPGAAWRPVENFHVTLAFYGELDEAVIAELDAELARIRCAPFDLVFKGVNHFGKAEPTSLWLGVEDNPALSALARACVQAARRIGVETERRVYTPHLTLAYLKPWTDPLRLARFEQRFNLYRSQPMLVDRFHLYSSLQTKHGRPNIYQAEADYPLYA; encoded by the coding sequence ATGACCCTGCGCGTGTTCGCCGCCCTGCCTGTTGACCCGGCCATCGCCGAGCGCATTGAACCCTTGATGAAGGGCGTGCCAGGCGCGGCCTGGCGTCCGGTGGAGAATTTTCACGTCACCCTGGCCTTCTACGGCGAGCTGGACGAGGCGGTCATCGCCGAGCTGGACGCTGAGCTGGCCCGCATACGCTGCGCGCCGTTTGATCTGGTGTTCAAGGGCGTCAATCATTTTGGCAAGGCCGAGCCCACCTCTCTCTGGCTGGGGGTCGAGGACAATCCGGCCTTGTCCGCCCTGGCCAGGGCCTGCGTCCAGGCGGCGCGGCGTATCGGCGTGGAGACCGAGCGCCGCGTGTACACGCCGCACCTGACGCTGGCCTATCTCAAGCCCTGGACCGATCCGCTGCGCCTGGCCCGGTTTGAGCAGCGCTTCAATCTCTACCGGTCCCAGCCCATGCTGGTTGACCGGTTCCATCTTTATTCCAGCCTTCAGACGAAGCATGGCCGGCCGAACATCTATCAGGCCGAGGCGGACTACCCGCTCTACGCATAA
- a CDS encoding Bax inhibitor-1/YccA family protein: protein MNQLNRTAYGARTLDTSVDAGLRSFMLGVYNKMGLGLVLSAALAYIVGTVAPVSAVVLTAPVIYIVQFGPLVLLFGSMFFMRNPSPMGAAVLYWSVVTLIGSGLGVWVFIAANAATVSALTGDISLTFGTIAQAFAITAAAFFGLSIWGYTTKTNLQPIGSFLVMAVIGVVAISLINVFFVESSGLQWLIQFAILGLMAGIVAWQTQGLKLMYADIAGDERSMAVMTYYGALNLYIAFVNMFQVILMMLGNRE from the coding sequence ATGAACCAGCTTAATCGCACCGCCTATGGCGCGCGCACGCTCGACACCTCGGTGGATGCGGGCCTGCGCAGCTTCATGCTTGGCGTCTACAACAAGATGGGCCTCGGCCTCGTGCTGTCGGCCGCGCTCGCCTACATCGTGGGCACGGTCGCCCCTGTCAGCGCCGTCGTGCTGACCGCGCCGGTCATCTATATCGTGCAGTTCGGACCGCTGGTCCTGCTGTTCGGCTCCATGTTCTTCATGCGCAACCCCTCGCCCATGGGCGCGGCGGTTCTGTACTGGTCCGTGGTCACGCTGATCGGCTCCGGCCTCGGCGTCTGGGTGTTCATCGCCGCCAACGCGGCGACCGTGAGCGCATTGACCGGCGATATCAGCCTGACCTTCGGCACGATCGCCCAGGCGTTTGCAATCACGGCGGCGGCCTTTTTCGGCCTGTCAATCTGGGGCTATACCACGAAGACCAATCTGCAGCCGATCGGCTCCTTCCTCGTCATGGCCGTCATCGGCGTCGTGGCGATCAGCCTGATCAACGTCTTCTTCGTGGAATCCTCGGGCCTGCAGTGGCTCATCCAGTTTGCCATTCTCGGCCTGATGGCCGGCATCGTGGCCTGGCAGACCCAGGGCCTGAAGCTGATGTACGCCGATATCGCGGGCGATGAGCGCTCGATGGCGGTGATGACCTATTACGGCGCGCTCAACCTCTACATCGCGTTCGTGAACATGTTCCAGGTCATCCTGATGATGCTGGGCAATCGCGAGTAA
- a CDS encoding dienelactone hydrolase family protein yields the protein MRARLSGRVSGLLSALAALTLAACAQAQTGIAAHSTLRLPEGADGPVPAVVFLSGCGGVREVQDVYAREANAEGWAALIVDSHAARGIGPAGARLLVCTGLSMRGQDRAADVFAALELLRADPRIDAGRLALTGWSHGGWTVLDAMASAQAGEQGSAPFAGVRGAFVIYPYCGAIVRARRDPVGAHFPVESLLAGRDAIADHRACERLFERQRASGAVIRPSVLLSEATHAFDAQDQPWDPRMRYDAGQAAEAHALFRRFLRRSSAGTAD from the coding sequence ATGCGGGCGCGGCTGTCCGGGCGGGTGTCGGGGCTGTTGTCCGCGCTGGCCGCGCTAACGCTGGCTGCCTGCGCGCAGGCTCAAACCGGCATTGCCGCCCACAGCACGCTGCGCCTGCCCGAAGGCGCTGACGGGCCCGTCCCGGCGGTCGTCTTTCTGTCCGGCTGCGGCGGCGTGCGCGAGGTTCAGGACGTGTATGCGCGTGAGGCCAATGCTGAAGGCTGGGCCGCGCTGATTGTCGATTCCCATGCAGCACGCGGGATCGGTCCGGCGGGCGCGCGCCTGCTGGTGTGCACCGGCCTGTCCATGCGTGGCCAGGACCGCGCTGCCGATGTGTTCGCGGCGCTGGAACTCTTGCGCGCCGACCCGCGCATTGACGCCGGCCGCCTGGCGCTCACCGGGTGGAGCCATGGCGGCTGGACCGTGCTGGACGCCATGGCGTCGGCGCAGGCGGGCGAGCAGGGCAGCGCCCCGTTCGCGGGCGTGCGCGGGGCGTTTGTGATCTATCCCTATTGCGGGGCCATCGTCCGCGCCCGGCGCGATCCGGTCGGCGCACATTTTCCAGTGGAGAGCCTTCTGGCAGGCCGCGACGCCATCGCCGATCATCGCGCCTGCGAGCGCCTGTTCGAGCGCCAGCGGGCCTCGGGCGCGGTGATCCGCCCGTCGGTTCTGCTGAGCGAGGCGACCCACGCCTTCGACGCACAGGACCAGCCCTGGGACCCGCGCATGCGCTACGACGCAGGCCAGGCCGCCGAGGCGCACGCCCTGTTCCGCCGCTTCCTGCGCCGGTCATCGGCCGGCACCGCAGACTAG
- the purH gene encoding bifunctional phosphoribosylaminoimidazolecarboxamide formyltransferase/IMP cyclohydrolase, whose protein sequence is MPIRRALISVSDKAGLAERARALTGAGVELVSTGGTLQALRDAGLEARDVADITGYPEMMDGRVKTLHPRVHGGLLARRDREDDLAAMEAHGIPGIDLLVVNLYPFEETARSGAGIDACIEKIDVGGPAMIRAAAKNHRFVAVCVDMRDLDKVLEAMGRHDGATPLSVRRHLAAKAFARTAAYDSAIAGRLEADTEKPARSWFTLGGPRLQKLRYGENPHQDAALYATPEARAGVASARQVQGKELSYNNIADADAAFELVSEFDPEDCAAAVIIKHANPCGAAQGDSLAAAYERAFAADPLSAFGGIAAFNRPLDAATADAISRNFTEVVIAPDAEDAALDILSAKKNVRVLLTGALADPSAPGWTLKSVAGGLLVQARDTGRITESQLKVVTARAPDEAEMADLLFAWRLVKHVKSNAIVFARDGRSAGIGMGQTSRVEAVRLAVRKAADAAKENGWDAPRTEGSACASDAFFPFPDGVREAAKAGARCIIQPGGSVRDEEVIAAADEAGLAMVFTGMRHFRH, encoded by the coding sequence GTGCCGATCCGGCGCGCGCTGATCTCGGTGTCCGATAAGGCGGGCCTCGCCGAGCGCGCCAGGGCGCTGACCGGTGCCGGCGTGGAGCTGGTGTCCACCGGCGGCACGCTGCAGGCGCTGCGCGATGCGGGCCTGGAGGCACGCGACGTGGCCGACATCACCGGCTATCCCGAAATGATGGACGGTCGGGTCAAGACCTTGCATCCGCGTGTCCATGGCGGGCTGCTCGCCCGGCGTGACCGTGAGGATGATCTGGCGGCCATGGAGGCTCATGGCATTCCCGGCATCGATCTTCTGGTGGTCAATCTCTACCCGTTCGAGGAGACCGCGCGCTCGGGGGCGGGGATCGACGCCTGTATTGAAAAAATCGATGTGGGCGGCCCCGCCATGATCCGCGCCGCCGCCAAGAACCATCGCTTTGTGGCGGTGTGTGTGGATATGCGCGATCTCGACAAGGTGCTCGAGGCGATGGGGCGCCATGACGGTGCCACGCCGCTGTCGGTGCGCCGCCACCTGGCAGCCAAGGCGTTCGCGCGCACCGCGGCCTATGACAGCGCCATTGCGGGACGGCTGGAAGCAGACACCGAGAAGCCTGCGCGCAGCTGGTTCACGCTGGGCGGGCCGCGCCTGCAAAAGCTGCGCTATGGCGAGAACCCGCATCAGGACGCCGCGCTCTACGCCACGCCTGAAGCGCGCGCCGGCGTTGCCTCGGCCCGGCAGGTCCAGGGCAAGGAATTGTCCTACAACAATATCGCTGACGCGGACGCCGCGTTCGAGCTGGTCAGCGAGTTCGATCCCGAAGACTGCGCTGCCGCCGTGATCATCAAGCACGCCAATCCGTGCGGCGCGGCGCAAGGCGACTCTCTGGCGGCGGCGTATGAACGGGCCTTCGCGGCCGACCCCCTGTCGGCATTCGGCGGGATCGCCGCGTTCAACCGCCCCCTGGATGCCGCCACCGCCGACGCCATCAGCCGCAATTTCACCGAAGTGGTCATCGCGCCGGACGCCGAAGACGCCGCGCTGGACATTTTGTCGGCGAAGAAAAACGTGCGCGTCCTCCTCACCGGCGCGCTGGCGGACCCGTCCGCGCCGGGCTGGACGCTCAAATCGGTGGCAGGCGGGCTGCTGGTGCAGGCGCGCGATACCGGGCGGATTACCGAATCCCAGCTCAAGGTCGTCACCGCCCGCGCGCCCGACGAGGCCGAGATGGCCGATCTCCTGTTCGCCTGGCGTCTGGTCAAGCATGTGAAGTCCAATGCCATCGTGTTTGCCCGCGACGGCCGCTCGGCCGGAATTGGCATGGGCCAGACCAGCCGGGTCGAAGCGGTACGCCTGGCCGTGCGCAAGGCCGCTGACGCCGCGAAGGAAAACGGCTGGGACGCACCGCGCACAGAGGGCTCGGCCTGTGCGTCGGATGCCTTCTTCCCCTTCCCTGACGGCGTGCGCGAAGCGGCCAAGGCCGGCGCGCGCTGCATCATCCAGCCCGGCGGGTCTGTGCGCGATGAAGAGGTGATCGCCGCCGCCGACGAGGCCGGGCTCGCCATGGTGTTCACCGGCATGCGCCATTTCCGGCACTGA
- a CDS encoding heparinase II/III family protein, protein MARHVTPADIATALARRTRREISDFANAFGPYRALTLGGQPPQSVVVTPRPLRRGDKARGAAMLAGRFALAGETLAVPLGDSPWDLTAPSRRFAEALHGFDWLADLLAVDEPDARAAACTLVDDWIARFGAWNFFSWGPGVLATRMRAWTLAGPALLTGDDAPPRIASLGRQARRLARALSVTPADRTRLDAAISLALAAVCLDLPGSLKTRAGAALETALKSQILPDGGHVSRNPQAAADCLIALCELDAAAAAGGAVLPGEVRRAMDRLTGFVRFSRLPGGALPGFHGGGEGDGRALDAALAHAGGGKAPTGKVFNVAPHTGYHRAEAGGSVIIMDAAEPPAGLHGAESHASALAFEFAASGARIVVSCGWSSDQGARWREAVRATAAHSALTLEETSSARLLEPGWRRNLVGPRMAHGPDPVRVRRNEEELGVWLEATHDGYRKPFGLSLRRRIFLAMDGADLRGEDGLFRPVEDGPPANPEARLSFSIRFHLHPDVRASLSRDSLSALLVLPSGDGWRFRTDGGPVRLDRSVYLAAGAPPRRSTQLVVAGEAEPFGGGDRPPNRVRWAFQRLGRVGAASG, encoded by the coding sequence ATGGCGCGGCATGTGACACCGGCAGATATCGCCACCGCCTTGGCGCGGCGCACGCGGCGCGAAATCTCCGACTTTGCCAACGCCTTTGGTCCCTACCGGGCGCTGACGCTTGGCGGACAGCCGCCGCAGAGTGTCGTGGTGACCCCGCGCCCGCTGCGCCGCGGGGACAAGGCGCGCGGCGCGGCCATGCTGGCGGGCCGCTTTGCCCTGGCAGGTGAAACCCTCGCCGTGCCACTGGGCGATTCGCCCTGGGACCTCACCGCGCCGTCGCGGCGCTTCGCCGAGGCGCTGCACGGGTTTGACTGGCTGGCCGATCTCCTGGCCGTTGATGAGCCCGATGCCCGCGCCGCCGCCTGCACCCTGGTAGATGACTGGATCGCGCGTTTCGGGGCGTGGAATTTCTTCAGTTGGGGACCGGGCGTGCTCGCTACGCGCATGCGCGCCTGGACGCTGGCAGGCCCGGCCCTGCTGACAGGTGATGATGCGCCGCCGCGCATCGCCTCACTGGGACGCCAGGCCCGGCGCCTGGCGCGCGCGCTGAGCGTGACGCCTGCCGACCGCACCCGGCTTGATGCCGCGATCAGCCTGGCGCTGGCGGCTGTATGCCTGGACCTGCCCGGTTCACTCAAGACCCGCGCTGGCGCAGCGCTGGAGACGGCCCTCAAATCCCAGATCCTGCCTGATGGCGGCCATGTCAGCCGCAATCCGCAAGCCGCAGCGGACTGTCTCATCGCCCTGTGCGAGCTGGACGCGGCCGCGGCCGCGGGCGGCGCTGTCCTGCCGGGCGAAGTGCGCCGGGCCATGGACCGGCTGACCGGCTTTGTCCGCTTCTCCCGCCTGCCCGGCGGCGCTTTGCCCGGATTTCATGGTGGCGGCGAAGGCGATGGCCGGGCGCTGGATGCGGCCCTTGCCCATGCCGGGGGCGGCAAGGCACCCACAGGCAAGGTATTCAATGTCGCGCCCCACACCGGATACCACCGGGCCGAAGCGGGCGGCAGCGTGATCATCATGGATGCCGCCGAGCCACCGGCGGGCCTGCATGGTGCCGAGAGCCACGCCAGCGCGCTGGCCTTCGAGTTTGCAGCCTCCGGCGCGCGCATCGTTGTCAGCTGCGGCTGGTCGTCCGATCAGGGCGCGCGCTGGCGTGAAGCGGTGCGGGCGACGGCGGCCCATTCGGCGCTGACGCTGGAGGAGACCTCCTCGGCGCGGCTTCTCGAGCCGGGCTGGCGGCGCAATCTGGTGGGGCCGCGCATGGCGCACGGGCCGGATCCGGTGCGCGTGCGGCGCAATGAAGAAGAACTCGGCGTCTGGCTGGAAGCGACCCATGACGGCTACCGCAAGCCGTTTGGCCTCAGCCTGCGCCGCCGGATATTCCTGGCCATGGACGGGGCGGATTTGCGCGGCGAAGACGGCCTGTTCCGCCCGGTGGAGGACGGCCCGCCGGCCAATCCTGAAGCGCGCCTGAGCTTCTCCATTCGCTTTCATCTGCATCCCGACGTGCGTGCCTCGCTGTCGCGCGATTCGCTGAGCGCGCTTCTCGTGCTGCCCAGCGGCGATGGTTGGCGTTTCCGAACCGATGGCGGACCTGTAAGATTGGACCGGTCGGTGTATCTGGCTGCCGGGGCGCCGCCGCGCCGCTCGACCCAGCTGGTCGTGGCGGGCGAGGCGGAACCCTTCGGTGGCGGTGACCGTCCGCCCAATCGCGTGCGCTGGGCGTTCCAGCGCCTGGGCCGTGTCGGTGCCGCCAGCGGCTGA
- the rpe gene encoding ribulose-phosphate 3-epimerase yields the protein MASAPLISPSILSADFARLGEEVRAVDAAGADWIHVDVMDGHFVPNLTIGPGVIAAIRSWSDKPFDVHLMISPVDPFLAAYAEAGADMITAHPEAGPHFHRTVQAIRALGKKAGAALNPSTPETVLDYVLDELDLVLVMSVNPGFGGQSFIDSQLKKIEALRARVDARGLSTLIEVDGGVNPVTARACVNAGAHALVAGSAVFKGGPDHYAANIAALRGQ from the coding sequence ATGGCCAGCGCCCCCCTCATTTCGCCATCGATTCTGTCTGCAGATTTCGCCCGCCTGGGTGAAGAGGTCCGTGCGGTCGACGCGGCCGGCGCAGACTGGATCCATGTGGATGTCATGGACGGGCACTTTGTGCCCAACCTGACCATTGGCCCCGGCGTGATCGCCGCAATCCGGTCCTGGTCGGACAAGCCGTTCGATGTGCACCTGATGATCAGCCCCGTTGATCCCTTCCTTGCCGCCTATGCCGAGGCGGGGGCGGACATGATCACGGCGCATCCCGAAGCCGGACCGCATTTTCACCGCACCGTTCAGGCGATCCGCGCTCTTGGCAAGAAGGCCGGCGCTGCGCTCAATCCGTCCACACCGGAGACGGTGCTGGACTATGTCCTGGATGAGCTGGATCTGGTCCTGGTGATGAGCGTCAATCCCGGCTTTGGCGGGCAGAGCTTCATCGACAGCCAGCTGAAGAAGATCGAAGCGCTGCGCGCCAGGGTCGATGCGCGCGGTCTGTCCACGCTGATCGAGGTGGATGGCGGGGTGAACCCGGTCACCGCGCGCGCCTGCGTGAATGCGGGCGCGCATGCGCTGGTCGCCGGCTCGGCCGTGTTCAAGGGCGGACCCGACCATTACGCTGCCAATATCGCTGCTCTGCGGGGCCAGTAG
- a CDS encoding RsmB/NOP family class I SAM-dependent RNA methyltransferase, which produces MTDAPSRRPARPVRPAALPAHLHARAAALAAVRGVFDTGTPLDAGLAGRPEWAAMDVRDRAFARALAAAVIRQPGALDAAVGAMLDRPLPDTALRARLALRCGAAELLILSTPPHAAVDAWVELMGASPESAGFRKLSNAVLRRVSEKGASIFGRADPLGDLPDWLAARWSNAWGAPAARAMAAARSGPPPLDLTARHEADPARIAAEIGGVVLPTGTIRRTGIGLVEDIKGYDSGDWWVQDAAAALPARLLGARRGEAVADLCAAPGGKTLQLAATGADVIAVELNARRLKRVEANLSRARLTARLVAADAADWQPETLLDGVLLDAPCTATGTLRRRPDAAWAKREEDVTALARIQARLLDAAFAMLKPGGRLVFCTCSLEREEGEDQIPAFLARNPSAALDPVRAEELPGLSGALAPQGWVRTRPDMWAEEGGLDGFFIARLVRTA; this is translated from the coding sequence ATGACCGATGCCCCGTCCCGCCGCCCCGCCCGCCCAGTCCGTCCCGCCGCGTTGCCGGCGCATCTGCACGCCCGCGCGGCGGCGCTGGCCGCCGTGCGCGGCGTCTTCGACACCGGAACGCCTCTGGACGCAGGTCTGGCCGGCCGGCCCGAATGGGCCGCCATGGATGTGCGTGACCGGGCCTTTGCCCGGGCCCTGGCCGCCGCGGTGATCCGCCAGCCCGGCGCACTGGATGCTGCAGTCGGTGCCATGCTGGACCGGCCGCTGCCCGATACCGCCTTGCGCGCGCGCCTGGCGCTGCGCTGCGGGGCCGCAGAGTTGCTCATCCTGTCCACACCGCCCCACGCCGCCGTGGACGCCTGGGTGGAGCTGATGGGGGCGAGCCCGGAAAGCGCGGGCTTCCGCAAGCTGTCCAACGCCGTATTGCGCCGCGTGTCCGAGAAGGGCGCGTCCATTTTTGGCCGCGCCGATCCGCTGGGCGATCTGCCCGACTGGCTGGCGGCGCGCTGGTCGAATGCCTGGGGTGCCCCTGCGGCGCGGGCCATGGCCGCGGCCCGGTCGGGGCCGCCGCCGCTCGATCTGACCGCCCGTCATGAAGCCGATCCGGCCCGCATCGCGGCCGAAATTGGCGGGGTTGTGCTGCCCACCGGTACGATCCGGCGCACCGGGATCGGCCTTGTGGAGGACATCAAGGGCTATGACAGCGGCGACTGGTGGGTCCAGGACGCGGCGGCTGCCTTGCCGGCCCGGCTGCTGGGCGCGCGCCGGGGCGAGGCCGTGGCCGATCTGTGCGCCGCGCCGGGCGGCAAGACGCTGCAGCTGGCGGCCACGGGCGCTGACGTCATCGCTGTGGAGCTCAATGCCCGGCGTCTCAAGCGCGTTGAGGCCAATCTGTCACGCGCCCGGCTTACCGCACGCCTGGTGGCGGCCGATGCTGCGGACTGGCAGCCCGAGACATTGCTGGACGGCGTGCTGCTGGACGCGCCCTGCACGGCCACAGGCACGCTGCGCCGGCGTCCGGACGCGGCCTGGGCCAAGCGCGAAGAGGATGTCACGGCGCTGGCGCGCATTCAGGCGCGTCTGCTGGACGCCGCCTTCGCCATGCTGAAGCCGGGCGGACGGCTGGTGTTCTGCACCTGCTCGCTGGAGCGTGAAGAGGGCGAAGACCAGATCCCTGCCTTCCTGGCGCGCAACCCGTCCGCGGCGCTGGATCCGGTGCGGGCCGAGGAATTGCCGGGGCTCTCCGGGGCGCTGGCACCGCAGGGCTGGGTGCGCACCCGGCCGGACATGTGGGCGGAAGAGGGCGGGCTGGACGGGTTCTTTATCGCCCGGCTGGTGCGCACGGCCTGA